The Kineococcus endophyticus genome contains a region encoding:
- a CDS encoding FecCD family ABC transporter permease — protein sequence MHPAVLVVGGLVALVLSVGAAATLGAADVSLVNVRDVLLNHLGLAQVPVRVSEDAIVWQDRVPRALVAAACGAGLGLCGLVLQSLLRNPLADPFVLGVSSGASTGAVAVAVLGIGGIGLSGGAFVGACLAFALTLALARATRGGTAGILLAGLAGTHLFSALTSLVVFAVADSDETRGVMFWLLGSLEGVRWDDVVLCWAVVAVGAAVCLGYAGRLDAFAFGEEIASSLGIPVARTRAVLLLLTALVTATLVSVTGAVGFVGLVLPHVARLLVGHAHTRTVPATIVVGAVAMVWVDAGSRVAFAPTPLPVGVGTALVGVPVFALLLVRRGRAS from the coding sequence CTGCACCCGGCCGTCCTCGTCGTGGGCGGTCTCGTGGCGCTCGTCCTGTCCGTCGGTGCCGCGGCGACGCTGGGGGCGGCGGACGTGTCCCTCGTCAACGTCCGCGACGTCCTGCTCAACCACCTCGGGCTCGCCCAGGTGCCCGTCCGGGTCTCCGAGGACGCGATCGTCTGGCAGGACCGGGTGCCCCGCGCGCTCGTCGCCGCGGCGTGCGGGGCGGGTCTGGGCCTGTGCGGCCTGGTGCTGCAGTCGTTGCTGCGCAACCCGTTGGCCGACCCGTTCGTCCTCGGCGTCTCCTCCGGCGCCTCCACCGGCGCGGTGGCCGTGGCCGTCCTGGGGATCGGCGGGATCGGGCTGTCGGGCGGGGCCTTCGTCGGCGCCTGCCTCGCCTTCGCCCTGACGCTCGCCCTGGCCCGGGCCACCCGCGGCGGCACGGCCGGGATCCTCCTCGCCGGCCTGGCGGGAACCCACCTGTTCTCCGCCCTGACCTCCCTCGTCGTGTTCGCCGTCGCCGACTCCGACGAGACGCGGGGGGTGATGTTCTGGCTGCTCGGGTCGCTGGAGGGCGTGCGCTGGGACGACGTCGTCCTGTGCTGGGCGGTCGTGGCCGTCGGCGCCGCGGTGTGCCTGGGGTACGCGGGCCGGCTCGACGCGTTCGCGTTCGGGGAGGAGATCGCCTCCTCCCTCGGCATCCCCGTGGCGCGGACCCGCGCGGTCCTGCTGCTGCTGACGGCCCTGGTCACCGCGACGCTCGTCAGCGTCACCGGCGCCGTCGGGTTCGTCGGGCTCGTCCTGCCGCACGTCGCGCGCCTGCTCGTCGGCCACGCCCACACCCGCACGGTGCCCGCCACGATCGTCGTCGGCGCCGTCGCGATGGTGTGGGTGGACGCCGGTTCCCGCGTCGCCTTCGCCCCGACCCCGTTGCCCGTCGGCGTCGGGACGGCCCTCGTCGGCGTCCCCGTCTTCGCGCTGCTCCTCGTCCGCCGCGGGCGGGCGTCGTGA
- a CDS encoding chemotaxis protein CheW, with protein sequence MSTQYATFHLAGHLFGVEVRRVQEVLTEQPRTPAPLAPYAVAGLINLRGQVVTALDLRRRLNMPDREEGKVAMNVVVRAAEEVWSLLVDSIGGVIEVTDSTFEPPPDTLSGPIRELIRGAYKLDGALLLVLDVDKALEIEGAETAA encoded by the coding sequence GTGTCCACGCAGTACGCCACGTTCCACCTCGCCGGGCACCTGTTCGGTGTCGAGGTGCGGCGCGTGCAGGAGGTGCTCACCGAGCAGCCCCGCACGCCCGCCCCGCTGGCGCCGTACGCCGTCGCGGGTCTGATCAACCTGCGCGGTCAGGTCGTCACGGCGCTGGACCTGCGCCGCCGGCTGAACATGCCCGACCGCGAGGAGGGCAAGGTCGCGATGAACGTCGTCGTCCGTGCCGCCGAGGAGGTCTGGAGCCTGCTCGTCGACTCCATCGGGGGCGTCATCGAGGTCACCGACTCGACGTTCGAGCCGCCGCCGGACACGCTGTCCGGGCCGATCCGCGAACTCATCCGCGGGGCCTACAAGCTGGACGGTGCGCTGCTGCTCGTCCTCGACGTCGACAAGGCGCTCGAGATCGAGGGTGCGGAGACCGCGGCCTGA
- a CDS encoding YcnI family copper-binding membrane protein, whose amino-acid sequence MKRSTLPTRALAVTLATAVTACGALVLAAVPASAHVHADPSSTAAGGYSVVTFRVPNESDSSATTSVRVSLPTDHPLTYVATKPVPGWVATVTKGALPKPVTADGVTLTQAPLSITWTAQPGAAGIGVGQFEEFEVNVGPLPDAGTRVLLPAVQTYADGEVANWTDVAAAGAAEPEHPAPEFTTTAKASGDGDGDDHAAHGSTEAVSATSASTSQASGSDPVARGLAGGGLVLGLAALVLVLLRRRRA is encoded by the coding sequence GTGAAGCGCTCCACCCTGCCCACCCGCGCCCTCGCCGTCACCCTGGCGACCGCTGTGACCGCCTGCGGCGCACTGGTCCTGGCGGCCGTGCCGGCCTCCGCGCACGTCCACGCCGACCCGTCCTCGACCGCCGCCGGCGGCTACAGCGTCGTGACGTTCCGCGTGCCGAACGAGTCCGACTCCTCGGCCACCACCTCGGTCCGCGTCTCGCTGCCGACCGACCACCCCCTCACCTACGTCGCGACGAAACCCGTCCCCGGGTGGGTCGCGACCGTCACGAAGGGTGCCCTGCCGAAGCCGGTCACGGCCGACGGCGTGACGCTCACCCAGGCCCCGCTGTCGATCACCTGGACCGCCCAGCCCGGCGCCGCGGGGATCGGCGTGGGGCAGTTCGAGGAGTTCGAGGTGAACGTCGGCCCCCTGCCGGACGCGGGCACGCGCGTCCTGCTGCCCGCCGTCCAGACGTACGCCGACGGCGAGGTGGCGAACTGGACCGATGTCGCCGCCGCGGGTGCCGCCGAACCCGAGCACCCCGCACCGGAGTTCACGACGACGGCCAAGGCGTCCGGCGACGGGGACGGGGACGACCACGCCGCCCACGGCTCGACGGAGGCGGTGTCGGCCACCTCGGCGAGCACGTCGCAGGCGTCCGGGTCCGACCCGGTCGCACGCGGGCTCGCCGGCGGCGGCCTCGTCCTCGGCCTCGCCGCGCTCGTCCTCGTCCTGCTGCGCCGCCGCCGCGCCTGA
- a CDS encoding ABC transporter substrate-binding protein encodes MRPLSRRELGPLTGAAVLALAGCGASEAVPPQSTASAGEGGTTYPLVLRNGDREVRFERAPQRVVSLDQGSTEILLSLGLADRIVGTASWTDPVLDSLAAANEGVPRLADNAPTYEVLLGADPDLVTASFGRHFAEQGGVVTRDRLAETGIASYLSPTDLDDGQSVNGGKKARTTPLTVDSLFQEVRELAQVFDVAQRGEDLVADLQRRAREATEGVDVGGRTVAFWFANLDTPFVAGGKGAASLLATSTGLRNVFADQAEDWPSVSWESVVAADPDVLVLGDLRRDRFPGDRLAAKEEFLRTDPVASVLSAARAQRYVALHGAELNPSIRYVDGLAKLGAWWREHGQDL; translated from the coding sequence ATGCGTCCCCTCTCCCGCCGCGAGCTCGGTCCGCTGACCGGCGCCGCCGTCCTCGCCCTCGCCGGGTGCGGAGCCTCCGAAGCCGTTCCGCCGCAGAGCACCGCGAGCGCCGGGGAGGGCGGGACGACGTACCCGCTCGTCCTGCGCAACGGCGACCGCGAGGTCCGGTTCGAGCGGGCCCCCCAGCGCGTCGTCTCCCTCGACCAGGGCTCCACGGAGATCCTGCTCTCCCTCGGCCTGGCCGACCGGATCGTCGGCACGGCGTCGTGGACGGACCCCGTCCTGGACTCCCTGGCCGCCGCGAACGAGGGGGTGCCGCGGCTGGCCGACAACGCGCCGACGTACGAGGTGCTGCTCGGCGCGGACCCGGACCTCGTCACCGCCTCCTTCGGCCGGCACTTCGCCGAGCAGGGCGGGGTCGTCACGCGCGACCGCTTGGCCGAGACGGGGATCGCGAGCTACCTCTCGCCCACCGACCTCGACGACGGCCAGAGCGTCAACGGCGGGAAGAAGGCGCGGACGACGCCGCTGACGGTGGACAGCCTGTTCCAGGAGGTCCGCGAGCTCGCGCAGGTCTTCGACGTCGCCCAGCGCGGCGAGGACCTCGTCGCGGACCTGCAGCGGCGGGCCCGGGAGGCCACCGAGGGCGTCGACGTCGGCGGTCGCACCGTGGCGTTCTGGTTCGCCAACCTCGACACCCCGTTCGTGGCGGGCGGCAAGGGCGCGGCCTCGCTGCTCGCGACGTCGACGGGGCTGCGCAACGTGTTCGCCGACCAGGCCGAGGACTGGCCGTCGGTGTCCTGGGAGTCCGTCGTCGCGGCCGACCCCGACGTGCTCGTCCTCGGGGACCTGCGCCGCGACCGCTTCCCGGGGGACCGGCTCGCGGCCAAGGAGGAGTTCCTGCGCACCGACCCGGTGGCGAGCGTGCTGTCCGCCGCGCGGGCGCAGCGGTACGTCGCGCTGCACGGCGCGGAGCTGAACCCGTCCATCCGGTACGTCGACGGCCTGGCGAAGCTCGGCGCGTGGTGGCGCGAGCACGGTCAGGACCTGTGA
- a CDS encoding chemotaxis protein CheW has translation MDDMDEIVQEFLVESYENLDQLDSDLVALEQQPGSRELLASVFRTIHTIKGTSGFLAFSKLESVAHVGENLLARLRDGQLVMTPTTTDVLLRMVDTIRALLASIESSHSEGPVEVAEVVAAIRAVLDGEEPKLPPSAGAGAEVEAPAPVHAPVAAPAPVVEAPVEEPAAEVTPEPEPEPEPAPAPEPVVEAAPAPVAAPAPVAAPAAAPAPAAGAPSEKASAADATIRVDVELLESLVRQAGELVLARNQILQRAGTLRDEDLTRACHRLNLVASEMQETVMRTRMQAIDHLWSKLPRVVRDLGNMLGRKIKLEMEGGETELDRTLLEAVKDPLTHIVRNAVDHGIEPPEVRRAAGKNEVGTLKLRAAHEGGQVVVEIRDDGKGIDPAIIGAKAVEKGLVSAGKLESLTPNDILQFLFLPGFSTAAKVTNVSGRGVGMDVVKTNIERIGGSVDVESVNGQGTVWRLRIPLTLAIVPALTVECAGQRYAMPQVNLLELVSLDTERMSKAIEDVGGAKVYRLRGALLPLIRLEEALELQRPADVELPTNLVIAVLECDGRRFGLLVDRVLDTEEIVVKPLSGALKAIGAYAGATILGDGRVSLILDVQSLARRTMRSDGIEHASDEAATQQTATGDGQRLLVVGLGDNRRVAIPLDVVTRLEEFRTESIERVGRREVVRYRGEILPLVRLSHHLGGGARASYGGQEAASVPGVVYSARGRSVAIVVDEIVDIVSGQDAHSDIDDAGLVGSAVIRDRVTELLDVRSAILAADPNFFTEQAQHELAEASKRLGV, from the coding sequence GTGGACGACATGGACGAGATCGTCCAAGAGTTCCTCGTCGAGAGCTACGAGAACCTGGACCAGCTGGACTCCGACCTCGTGGCGCTGGAGCAGCAGCCCGGTTCGCGGGAGCTGCTCGCCAGCGTCTTCCGCACCATCCACACGATCAAGGGCACCTCCGGGTTCCTGGCGTTCTCCAAGCTGGAGTCCGTCGCCCACGTCGGTGAGAACCTGCTCGCCCGCCTCCGCGACGGCCAGCTGGTCATGACGCCGACCACGACCGACGTCCTGCTGCGCATGGTCGACACCATCCGCGCGCTGCTCGCCTCCATCGAGTCCTCGCACTCCGAGGGGCCCGTCGAGGTCGCCGAGGTCGTCGCCGCCATCCGCGCCGTGCTCGACGGTGAGGAGCCCAAGCTGCCGCCGTCGGCCGGCGCCGGTGCCGAGGTCGAGGCCCCCGCCCCGGTCCACGCGCCCGTGGCCGCGCCCGCTCCCGTCGTGGAAGCGCCCGTCGAAGAGCCCGCCGCCGAGGTGACCCCCGAGCCGGAGCCCGAGCCCGAGCCGGCCCCCGCGCCCGAACCCGTCGTCGAGGCGGCTCCCGCGCCCGTCGCCGCGCCTGCGCCCGTGGCGGCCCCCGCCGCCGCCCCTGCGCCCGCCGCGGGTGCGCCGTCGGAGAAGGCCTCGGCCGCCGACGCCACCATCCGCGTCGACGTGGAACTCCTGGAGTCCCTCGTCCGCCAGGCGGGCGAGCTCGTCCTGGCCCGCAACCAGATCCTCCAGCGCGCCGGAACGCTGCGCGACGAGGACCTGACCCGCGCCTGCCACCGCCTGAACCTCGTCGCGAGCGAGATGCAGGAGACGGTCATGCGGACCCGCATGCAGGCCATCGACCACCTGTGGTCGAAGCTGCCCCGCGTCGTGCGCGACCTCGGGAACATGCTGGGCCGCAAGATCAAGCTCGAGATGGAGGGTGGCGAGACCGAACTCGACCGCACCCTGCTCGAGGCGGTCAAGGACCCGCTGACCCACATCGTCCGCAACGCGGTCGACCACGGCATCGAGCCGCCGGAGGTCCGTCGCGCGGCCGGCAAGAACGAGGTCGGCACCCTGAAGCTGCGCGCCGCGCACGAGGGTGGCCAGGTCGTCGTCGAGATCCGCGACGACGGCAAGGGGATCGACCCCGCGATCATCGGGGCCAAGGCCGTCGAGAAGGGCCTGGTCTCGGCCGGCAAGCTGGAGTCGCTCACCCCGAACGACATCCTGCAGTTCCTGTTCCTGCCCGGTTTCTCGACCGCCGCCAAGGTCACGAACGTCTCCGGCCGTGGCGTCGGGATGGACGTCGTCAAGACGAACATCGAGCGCATCGGCGGGTCCGTCGACGTCGAGTCCGTCAACGGCCAGGGCACCGTCTGGCGCCTGCGCATCCCGCTGACCCTCGCGATCGTCCCGGCCCTGACCGTCGAGTGCGCCGGTCAGCGCTACGCGATGCCGCAGGTGAACCTGCTCGAACTCGTGAGCCTGGACACCGAGCGCATGAGCAAGGCGATCGAGGACGTCGGTGGCGCCAAGGTGTACCGCCTGCGCGGCGCCCTGCTGCCCCTCATCCGCCTGGAGGAGGCGCTGGAACTGCAGCGCCCCGCCGACGTGGAACTCCCGACGAACCTCGTCATCGCCGTCCTGGAGTGCGACGGACGCCGGTTCGGCCTGCTGGTCGACCGCGTGCTGGACACCGAGGAGATCGTCGTCAAGCCGCTCTCGGGCGCGCTCAAGGCGATCGGTGCCTACGCCGGCGCGACGATCCTCGGTGACGGGCGCGTCTCGCTCATCCTCGACGTGCAGTCCCTCGCCCGCCGCACCATGCGCTCGGACGGCATCGAGCACGCCTCCGACGAGGCCGCCACGCAGCAGACCGCGACCGGCGACGGTCAGCGCCTGCTGGTCGTCGGCCTCGGCGACAACCGCCGGGTCGCGATCCCGCTGGACGTCGTCACGCGCCTGGAGGAGTTCCGCACCGAGTCGATCGAGCGGGTCGGCCGGCGCGAGGTCGTCCGCTACCGCGGCGAGATCCTCCCGCTGGTGCGGTTGTCCCACCACCTCGGTGGCGGCGCCCGCGCCTCCTACGGCGGCCAGGAAGCCGCGTCGGTGCCGGGTGTCGTGTACTCCGCGCGCGGCCGGTCGGTCGCGATCGTCGTCGACGAGATCGTCGACATCGTCTCCGGGCAGGACGCGCACAGCGACATCGACGACGCCGGCCTGGTCGGGTCCGCGGTCATCCGCGACCGCGTGACCGAACTCCTCGACGTCCGTTCCGCGATCCTCGCGGCGGACCCGAACTTCTTCACCGAGCAGGCTCAGCACGAGCTCGCCGAAGCTTCCAAGCGACTGGGGGTCTGA